A genomic stretch from Oncorhynchus tshawytscha isolate Ot180627B linkage group LG07, Otsh_v2.0, whole genome shotgun sequence includes:
- the LOC112253716 gene encoding ubiquitin carboxyl-terminal hydrolase 40 isoform X1 produces MFGSLFEEEGEGYSLAPSGGRVVKGEGEPPPPRGRVNLSGIKNQGGTCYLNSLLQTLLFTPEFREELFSLGPKELGCLEDKDKPEAKVRVIPLELQRLFARLLLVDQQSASTTDLTDSFGWNNSEESRQHDVQELNRILFSALEHSLVDTSGSAFIQRLYHGTTVNSILCKECGNISQRQEDFLDLTVCVRGVCGLEGALWDMFVEEEMFEGSNLYRCGQCDQLVTAAKSAKLRKLPPFLTVSLLRFNFDFARCERYKETGRYTFPLTINLRPFCEQTEDEDSEYSYELFSVIIHKGGCYGGHYHVYIKDMDHLGLWEPPEEDTKPKVQKKKEVRAYTEPEKDDPLSVLSSIIAQEESRSVLLDQLGQRLMDKIGSSWSKKYRKLHGPIGKFLQNHSDVFVLVNNGTWVALKANPPSPVTQPSSPAHPTPGSSSTPDPVHNNTANHLPEPGLETEPKTAPEPQGSHWFDLNDSTVTSIHERDVEKMYQGKESAYMLFYRKTLLRRPSGALRNPGYQVPPHLLEMAEEENRRLQQRRYSRVHTHTHKRRLYFAMFCGYLCVCALCYREEFEASNNSVELRLHLAPRYRLENGALKPISIEQKEATNLTFDRCRTVGDLRMIIYQKQDLWEGDMALTVARSLPAGLHLYNTLTDDEVSLYSAGILSGTDLFVWNGREVCGATVQTGAEWEPVLLTVVRPSLGEEEEEGEGGGVGEEGGSGLTKQSRGFAGRVTLGEVREALGEPQESLLCQEKRGGEGGGASGWRVFPPGDMQRTLKELALKDGDALLVLEPQTQDSSVFSVSGDMVTVTTPSDCRWLLVEYRPERRRRGGGEEEEERMRAKVPASGNMLLCEVKQRAIAELQLQEHLAGVACCLRQVDRTGKLLPPVCEELSVRDAGVRLMTSLSLCPGTAPKDTQLFLYFSVGTAPSSGLEGEIIVERSSTVKQCLKKMLESARLEGDGWHLRRLDWCEDVGEALMDEEASLSELKMSHGDALVITEGRLPPKGFLKLSVWLYVEPSAYSVVSMETEVNGMAAGSTEGQRLEDMTTGETHTHSMKLSPLAKMCVCLVGGAMVELRTVGQVEISEEATLEELKTQVLTLPELQYVCVPTPAFLRVWQLEGQRLTRILRGQQHTLRKLKLSSGVEFCVQQLLREEDLGPKEVLLRVQMGVPGERGYYPPEDLVWDASRDPSPRSLRSALASTYGLSPDSLLLAKHQPHTHTWETFSNWSQQVSKRKKKKKAESLLGAPFHLKDGDIIGVKNLLIDNNRDFSTQQDEQRLREEKEQRRKGGQGVGAEVETNRRVGPEKKMGPIKTRKTEVALSINVGVFR; encoded by the exons ATGTTTGGGAGTCTTTtcgaggaagagggggagggatattCTCTGGCTCCCTCCGGAGGTAGAGTTGTAAAgggggaaggggagccacctccACCCCGGGGAAGAGTGAACCTCAGTGGGATTAAAAACCAGGGAGGGACGTGCTACCTCAACTCGCTGCTCCAGACCCTGCTCTTCACCCCGGAgttcagag aggagctgTTCAGTCTGGGTCCAAAGGAATTGGGCTGCCTGGAGGACAAAGACAAACCAGAGGCCAAG GTCAGGGTTATTCCATTGGAGCTCCAGAGGCTGTTTGCTCGTCTACTCTTGGTGGACCAACAGAGTGCCTCTACTACTGATCTCACTGACAGCTTCGGATGGAACAacagtgag GAGAGCAGGCAACATGATGTGCAGGAGTTGAACAGGATTCTGTTCAGTGCCCTAGAGCACTCCCTAGTGGACACCAGCGGCAGTGCGTTCATCCAGCGCCTCTACCATGGCACCACTGTCAACAGCATTCTCTGCAAAGAGTGTGGCAACATCAGCCAGAgacag GAGGACTTCCTGGACTTGACGGTGTGTGTACGTGGTGTGTGTGGCCTGGAAGGGGCGCTCTGGGACATGTTTGTGGAAGAGGAGATGTTTGAAGGCAGTAACCTCTACCGCTGTGGCCAGTGTGACCAACTAGTCACTGCTGCTAAG tCTGCCAAGCTGAGGAAGCTCCCTCCCTTCCTGACAGTGTCTCTGTTGAGGTTTAACTTTGACTTTGCCAGGTGCGAGCGTTACAAGGAGACTGGTCGCTACACCTTCCCTCTCACCATCAACCTCAGGCCCTTCTGTGAACAG ACTGAAGACGAGGACTCAGAGTACTCCTATGAACTCTTCTCTGTCATCATCCATAAGGGAGGCTGTTATGGCGGCCATTACCACGTCTACATCAAAGACATGGACCACCTCGGCTTGTGGGAACCGCCG GAGGAGGATACCAAACCCAAGGTTCAGAAGAAGAAGGAAGTGAGAGCGTATACTGAGCCGGAGAAAGACGACCCTCTATCTGTACTCTCCTCCATAATAGCCCAG gaggagagcaggagCGTGCTGCTGGACCAGCTGGGTCAGAGACTGATGGACAAGATCGGTTCTTCCTGGAGCAAGAAGTACAGGAAACTCCACGGCCCCATAGGCAAG ttCCTCCAGAACCACAGTGATGTGTTTGTGTTGGTCAATAATGGCACTTGGGTGGCCCTGAAAGCCAACCCCCCTAGCCCGGTGACCCAGCCCTCCAGCCCAGCCCATCCAACCCCTGGCTCTAGCTCTACCCCAGACCCAGTccacaacaacacagccaaccaCCTACCAGAACCAGGACTGGAGACAGAACCGAAGACGGCACCAGAACCACAG gGCAGCCACTGGTTTGATCTGAATGACTCCACAGTGACGTCGATCCAtgagagagacgtagagaaaATGTACCAGGGAAAGGAGAGTGCCTACATGCTGTTCTATAGGAAAACACTGCTACGCAGGCCTTCTGGAG CCCTGAGGAATCCTGGGTATCAGGTTCCCCCTCACCTCTTAGAGATGGCtgaagaggagaacagaagactACAACAGAGACGGTActcacgtgtacacacacacacacataaacgaaGACTGTATTTTGCAATGTTTTGcggctatctgtgtgtgtgtgcactctgcTATAGGGAGGAGTTTGAGGCCAGCAATAACAGTGTTGAGCTGCGTCTCCACCTAGCGCCACGCTATAGGTTGGAAAACGGAGCTCTTAAGCCAATCAGCATAGAGCAGAAAGAGGCCACCAACCTCACCTTCGACCGCTGCAGGACCGTAGGAGACCTGCGAATGATCAtctaccag aagcAGGATCTCTGGGAGGGGGATATGGCTCTGACTGTGGCCAGAAGTCTGCCAGCCGGCCTTCACCTCTACAACACTCTCACAG ATGACGAGGTGTCTCTTTACAGTGCAGGCATCTTGTCCGGCACTGATCTGTTTGTGTGGAACGGCAGAGAG GTATGTGGGGCGACTGTCCAAACAGGAGCCGAGTGGGAACCAGTGTTGCTGACCGTGGTTCGCCCCTCtctgggagaagaagaagaggagggggagggagggggagtgggagaggaaggaggCTCGGGGCTGACGAAGCAGTCGAGGGGTTTCGCTGGGAGGGTGACTctaggagaggtgagggaggcaTTAGGGGAGCCACAGGAGAGCCTCCTGTgtcaggagaagaggggaggggagggagggggggccaGCGGGTGGAGGGTATTCCCTCCTGGAGACATGCAGAGGACCCTGAAGGAGCTGGCCTTGAAGGATGGAGACGCACTGCTGGTGCTGGAGCCACAGACACAGGACAGCAG tgtgttcagtgtgagtgGTGATATGGTAACCGTGACAACACCATCAGACTGTCGCTGGCTTCTGGTGGAATACCgaccagagagaagaagaagaggagggggggaggaagaggaggagaggatgagggcaAAGGTCCCTGCCTCTGGAAACATG CTCCTATGTGAGGTGAAACAGAGGGCCATAGCGGAGCTGCAGCTACAGGAGCATCTAGCAG GTGTGGCATGCTGTCTGAGGCAGGTGGACCGTACAGGGAAACTCCTGCCCCCAG TGTGTGAGGAGCTGAGTGTTCGTGACGCTGGGGTTAGGCTGATgacctccctgtccctctgtcctggAACGGCCCCCAAAGACACACAGCTGTTCCTGTACTTCAGTGTGGGGACAGCACCCTCCTCTGGCTTGGAGGGGGAAATCATTGTAGAGCGCTCCAGCACAGTTAAACAG TGTCTCAAGAAAATGTTGGAGTCAGCAAGACTTGAAG GGGACGGGTGGCATCTAAGGAGGCTGGACTGGTGTGAGGATGTGGGAGAGGCTTTGATGGATGAG GAGGCGTCTCTCTCAGAGCTGAAGATGAGTCATGGAGACGCTCTGGTGATTACTGAGGGACGACTTCCTCCCAAG ggtttTCTGAAGCTGTCAGTCTGGCTGTATGTGGAGCCGAGCGCCTACTCCGTTGTCTCCATGGAAACAGAGGTCAACGGCATGGCCGCTGGGTCCACGGAGGGTCAGAGGTTGGAGGATATGActacaggtgagacacacacacacagtatgaaaCTAAGTCCACTggctaaaatgtgtgtgtgtttagtgggcGGGGCCATGGTGGAGCTGAGGACTGTGGGACAGGTGGAGATCTCAGAGGAGGCTACACTGGAAGAGCTGAAGActcag GTGCTGACCCTGCCGGAGCTGCAGTATGTTTGTGTGCCCACTCCTGCGTTTCTGCGTGTGTGGCAGCTGGAGGGACAGAGACTAACCCGTATCCTCAGAGGACAACAGCACAcactcag GAAGTTGAAGTTGAGCAGTGGGGTGGAGTTTTGTGTGCAGCAGCTACTGAGAGAAGAGGATCTTGG TCCCAAGGAGGTGTTGCTGCGTGTCCAGATGGGGGTGCCAGGGGAGCGGGGTTACTACCCTCCAGAGGACCTGGTCTGGGATGCTTCTCGAGACCCTTCCCCCAGATCGCTACGCTCTGCCTTGGCCTCAACATACGGCCTCTCTCCTGACTCCCTGCTACTGGCCAAgcaccagccacacacacacacctgggagacTTTCTCCAACTGG AGCCAGCAGGTGTCCAAacggaagaagaagaaaaaggcgGAGTCTCTGCTTGGAGCACCTTTCCACCTTAAAGACGGTGACATCATCGGTGTCAAG AACCTGTTGATTGACAATAACCGGGACTTTAGCACCCAACAGGATGAGCAGAGGTTGAGGGAAGAGAAGGAGCAACGCAGGAAAGG AGGGCAGGGTGTGGGGGCTGAAGTTGAGACCAACCGAAGGGTGGGACCAGAGAAGAAGATGGGGCCAATCAAGACCAGGAAGACAGAGGTGGCCCTGTCAATCAACGTGGGGGTGTTCCGATAG